In Providencia sneebia DSM 19967, one DNA window encodes the following:
- a CDS encoding DUF423 domain-containing protein: MNSRLILIFAGISGFFTVAFGAIGSHALSSVMSAHQMEWIQIGLRYQMLHTVALMVIGAILMRKVILWFYWCGVFFAVGILLFSGSLYCMALLQVKYFSYFTPIGGVCFLIGWLLVVIGAMRLRKPALRHE; the protein is encoded by the coding sequence GTGAATAGTCGTTTGATATTAATTTTTGCAGGCATTAGCGGGTTCTTTACTGTCGCCTTCGGTGCCATTGGTTCTCATGCACTTTCATCCGTCATGAGTGCCCACCAGATGGAATGGATTCAAATTGGATTGCGTTATCAAATGTTACATACCGTCGCTTTAATGGTGATTGGTGCAATTTTGATGCGTAAAGTCATTTTGTGGTTTTATTGGTGCGGTGTTTTTTTTGCAGTAGGCATACTTCTTTTTAGTGGTAGCCTTTATTGTATGGCGCTGTTACAGGTAAAATACTTTTCCTATTTTACGCCAATAGGAGGAGTTTGTTTTCTTATTGGCTGGCTGTTGGTCGTTATCGGCGCTATGCGTCTAAGGAAACCGGCGTTACGCCATGAGTAA
- the rlmM gene encoding 23S rRNA (cytidine(2498)-2'-O)-methyltransferase RlmM, which yields MSNKIALYCRPGFEKECAAEITDKASQKNVFGFARVKENSGYVIFECYQAEDADKLARELPFRELIFARQMIVVGELLKDLPPEDRITPIVNALSQQIEGAGDLRVEVADTNESKELLKFCRKFTVPLRNALRQEKILLAKENLKRPVIHVFFIASGCCYTGYSYSHNSSPFYMGIPRLKFPSDAPSRSTLKLEEAFHVFIPYDEWDERLDSGMNAVDLGACPGGWTYQLVKRSMMVHAVDNGPMAESLMETGQVRHHRVDGFKFQPTSNNITWLVCDMVEKPAKVAALMTEWLLNGWCREAIFNLKLPMKKRYEEVSHILNKMQVQLKEQGINVRIQAKQLYHDREEVTVHVQRIWAAGIPKRD from the coding sequence ATGAGTAATAAAATTGCATTATATTGCCGTCCAGGCTTCGAAAAAGAGTGTGCGGCAGAAATAACAGATAAGGCAAGCCAGAAAAATGTCTTTGGTTTTGCCCGAGTCAAAGAAAATAGTGGTTATGTTATCTTCGAATGTTATCAAGCAGAAGATGCAGATAAATTGGCACGTGAATTACCATTTCGAGAATTAATTTTTGCTCGTCAAATGATAGTGGTTGGTGAATTACTTAAAGATTTACCTCCAGAAGATCGTATTACGCCAATTGTTAATGCTCTAAGTCAACAAATTGAGGGAGCTGGCGACCTTCGTGTTGAAGTTGCTGACACCAATGAAAGTAAAGAATTACTGAAATTCTGCCGTAAATTTACGGTACCTTTGCGTAATGCACTAAGACAAGAAAAAATCTTATTAGCTAAAGAAAATCTTAAACGCCCCGTTATCCATGTGTTCTTTATTGCATCAGGTTGCTGTTATACCGGTTATTCGTATAGTCACAACAGTTCACCTTTTTATATGGGAATACCGCGTTTAAAATTCCCATCTGATGCGCCAAGCCGATCAACGCTGAAATTAGAAGAAGCCTTCCATGTCTTCATTCCTTATGATGAATGGGATGAAAGATTAGATAGCGGAATGAATGCAGTTGATTTAGGCGCTTGTCCTGGCGGCTGGACATACCAATTAGTGAAACGCAGTATGATGGTACATGCGGTTGATAATGGCCCAATGGCCGAAAGTTTAATGGAAACAGGGCAGGTTAGGCACCATCGCGTAGATGGATTCAAATTTCAGCCAACCTCTAATAATATCACTTGGCTTGTTTGTGATATGGTTGAAAAGCCTGCGAAAGTGGCTGCTTTAATGACGGAATGGTTGCTCAATGGTTGGTGTAGAGAAGCTATTTTTAACTTAAAATTGCCAATGAAAAAGCGCTATGAAGAAGTGTCACATATTCTCAATAAAATGCAGGTTCAATTAAAAGAGCAAGGCATTAATGTGCGTATTCAGGCAAAACAGCTTTACCACGATCGCGAAGAAGTCACTGTTCACGTACAAAGGATCTGGGCTGCTGGTATTCCTAAGCGTGATTGA
- the xni gene encoding flap endonuclease Xni, translating to MIHLLIIDALNLIRRIHAVQGSPCADTCLSAISQLITHTAPTHIVAVFDEEGRHHSWRHEKLPDYKAGRQPMPENLQTELPALKSKFEAKGIHCWQSQGDEADDLAATLAKKITDAGHMVTIVSTDKGYCQLLSPALRIRDYFQKRWLDVPFIQEEFGVNPQQLPDYWGLAGISSSKIPGVTGIGAKSATQLLQQFNSLEDLFANLDNLDEKWQKKLSGQLEIALLCREIATLKTDIQLQGNLNQLRFNQTK from the coding sequence ATGATCCATTTACTGATTATTGATGCACTTAATTTAATTCGCCGTATTCATGCCGTGCAAGGTAGCCCTTGCGCTGATACCTGTTTATCTGCAATTTCTCAGCTCATCACACATACAGCACCCACTCATATTGTGGCAGTATTTGATGAGGAAGGCCGACACCATAGCTGGCGCCATGAAAAATTACCTGACTATAAAGCGGGTCGTCAGCCAATGCCTGAAAATTTACAAACTGAATTACCTGCATTGAAATCTAAGTTTGAAGCTAAAGGAATACATTGCTGGCAATCTCAAGGTGATGAGGCGGATGATCTTGCGGCAACTTTAGCCAAGAAAATTACAGATGCAGGACACATGGTCACCATCGTCTCTACGGATAAAGGCTATTGTCAGCTGCTATCTCCTGCTCTTCGTATCCGCGACTATTTTCAAAAGCGTTGGCTTGATGTGCCCTTCATCCAAGAAGAGTTTGGTGTAAATCCGCAGCAATTACCTGATTATTGGGGACTTGCAGGTATTAGCAGCAGTAAAATTCCCGGCGTGACGGGAATTGGCGCTAAAAGTGCCACTCAACTTCTCCAGCAATTTAATTCACTCGAAGATCTATTTGCCAATTTAGATAATCTCGATGAAAAATGGCAGAAAAAGCTTAGTGGACAATTAGAAATTGCTTTACTTTGTCGTGAAATTGCCACATTGAAGACAGATATTCAGCTACAAGGAAATTTAAACCAACTCCGTTTTAATCAAACAAAATAA
- the ppnN gene encoding nucleotide 5'-monophosphate nucleosidase PpnN — MITHISPLGSMDLLSQLEVDMLKRTASSHLYRLFRNCSLAVLNSGSLTDNSKDLLDKHKDFDINVLRRERGVKLELINPPKDAFVDGHMIRSIQANLFAVLRDILFVHAQIINAEQKLHIDLENSANLTNIIFSILRNARALHLDEDPSMIVCWGGHSINENEYLYGRKVGNELGLRELNICTGCGPGAMEAPMKGAAVGHAQQRYKNSRFIGLTEPSIIAAEPPNPLVNELIIMPDIEKRLEAFVRLAHGIIIFPGGVGTAEELLYLLGILMAPENSEQVLPLILTGPKESAEYFTVLDDFIRHTLGEEACKHYQIIIDDPQEVARVMKKYMPLVKDNRRSTGDAYSFNWSIKINSELQHPFEPTHQNMASLDLHQGQSPEKLASDLRRAFSGIVAGNVKEVGMKAIEQYGPFKIHGDKEIMQRMDSLLRGFVSQHRMKLPGGTAYEPCYEIVK, encoded by the coding sequence TTGATTACTCATATCAGTCCATTAGGATCCATGGATCTATTGTCTCAGCTTGAAGTTGATATGCTAAAGCGTACGGCAAGTAGCCACTTATATCGACTTTTCCGCAACTGCTCACTTGCCGTATTAAATTCAGGCAGTTTAACGGACAATAGTAAAGATCTGCTGGATAAACATAAAGATTTTGATATCAATGTATTACGCCGTGAACGCGGTGTTAAATTAGAACTCATCAACCCGCCAAAAGATGCCTTTGTCGATGGACACATGATCCGCTCGATACAAGCTAATCTCTTTGCTGTGCTTAGAGATATTCTGTTTGTTCATGCTCAAATTATCAATGCAGAACAAAAATTGCATATTGATCTCGAAAATAGTGCCAATCTGACCAACATCATTTTCTCTATTTTGCGTAATGCTCGCGCTTTGCATCTGGATGAAGATCCAAGCATGATTGTTTGCTGGGGGGGTCACTCAATAAATGAAAATGAATATCTTTATGGCCGTAAAGTCGGTAACGAATTAGGGCTAAGAGAGCTGAATATTTGTACGGGCTGTGGTCCCGGCGCTATGGAAGCACCAATGAAAGGCGCTGCTGTTGGTCATGCACAACAACGTTATAAAAATAGCCGTTTTATTGGTCTAACAGAACCTTCAATCATTGCCGCTGAACCCCCTAATCCGCTGGTCAATGAACTAATTATCATGCCTGATATCGAAAAACGCCTTGAGGCATTTGTACGATTAGCACATGGTATTATTATTTTCCCTGGTGGTGTTGGTACCGCAGAAGAATTACTCTATCTTCTGGGCATTTTGATGGCGCCTGAAAATAGTGAACAGGTTCTTCCATTAATCCTTACTGGACCTAAAGAAAGTGCTGAATATTTTACAGTGCTTGATGACTTTATCCGTCATACATTAGGTGAAGAAGCTTGTAAGCATTATCAAATTATTATTGATGACCCACAAGAAGTGGCGCGTGTAATGAAAAAATATATGCCACTAGTCAAAGATAATCGCCGCAGTACGGGTGATGCTTATAGTTTCAACTGGTCAATCAAAATTAATTCTGAATTACAGCATCCTTTTGAGCCAACACATCAAAATATGGCATCACTGGATTTGCATCAAGGACAGTCACCAGAAAAACTCGCGTCCGATTTACGCCGAGCTTTCTCTGGAATTGTTGCGGGTAACGTAAAAGAAGTCGGCATGAAAGCCATTGAACAATATGGACCATTTAAAATTCATGGTGATAAAGAGATCATGCAACGAATGGATAGCTTATTGCGTGGATTTGTAAGCCAACATCGTATGAAGCTCCCGGGTGGAACTGCCTATGAGCCATGCTATGAAATAGTGAAATAA
- the queF gene encoding NADPH-dependent 7-cyano-7-deazaguanine reductase QueF (Catalyzes the NADPH-dependent reduction of 7-cyano-7-deazaguanine (preQ0) to 7-aminomethyl-7-deazaguanine (preQ1) in queuosine biosynthesis), which yields MSHYQNNPALDNLTLGKKTAYHDQYDPNLLQAVPRSLNRTPLNIDAQDLPFHGADIWTLYEISWLNKKGVPQVAIGSVSIDAQSENLVESKSFKLYLNSFNQTRYETWENVRSTLENDLARCANGKVSVKLHKLNEFSQQMIQPFDGICLDDQDIEIDNYEFSRDYLVNSTEADIVEETLVSHLLKSNCLITNQPDWGSVQIHYSGPKINREALLRYLVSFRHHNEFHEQCVERIFNDITQLCQPEKLTVYARYTRRGGLDINPWRSNTHFIPEIGRLARQ from the coding sequence ATGTCACATTACCAAAATAACCCTGCTCTCGATAACCTAACTTTAGGGAAGAAAACAGCCTATCATGACCAATATGATCCTAATTTACTTCAAGCTGTACCTCGTAGCCTAAATAGAACGCCCCTCAATATTGATGCACAAGATCTCCCTTTCCATGGTGCTGATATTTGGACTCTATATGAAATTTCATGGCTGAATAAAAAAGGGGTACCGCAAGTTGCGATTGGCTCCGTTAGCATTGATGCTCAAAGCGAAAATTTAGTTGAATCAAAAAGTTTTAAACTTTATCTCAATAGTTTTAATCAAACTCGCTATGAAACTTGGGAAAATGTGCGCAGTACACTCGAAAATGATCTTGCCCGCTGTGCTAATGGGAAAGTTAGCGTTAAACTCCATAAGTTAAATGAATTTTCTCAACAAATGATTCAACCATTTGATGGAATATGTCTTGATGATCAAGATATAGAGATCGATAACTATGAATTTAGCCGTGACTATCTGGTAAATAGCACGGAAGCTGACATTGTTGAAGAAACACTTGTCAGCCATTTACTAAAGTCAAATTGCTTAATAACCAACCAGCCTGATTGGGGCTCAGTACAAATTCATTACAGTGGACCGAAAATAAACCGTGAAGCATTACTGCGCTATTTAGTCTCTTTCCGTCACCATAATGAATTTCACGAGCAGTGTGTTGAACGCATTTTTAATGACATAACACAGTTATGCCAACCAGAAAAATTGACTGTTTATGCGCGATATACTCGCCGCGGCGGGCTTGATATTAACCCATGGCGCAGCAATACACATTTTATACCTGAAATTGGTCGGTTAGCTCGACAGTAA
- the syd gene encoding SecY-interacting protein, whose protein sequence is MNMTVSEALSDFTQQYVTQWKTETGLPPASIDLYGVPSPCIVRTGENWVYWEPQPFNGKDKDLSRVAAALDIELQPSIHPFYTTQLAGDMKAQFGSLVVSLVQVWNDEDFIRLQENLIGHLVTQKRLKLSPTLFIATLDSDLEMVSLCNLTGNVVLEKFGSQERTVLSANLVEFLQQLSPIVEMVK, encoded by the coding sequence ATAAATATGACAGTGTCTGAAGCACTTAGCGATTTTACGCAACAATATGTTACCCAATGGAAAACTGAAACAGGGCTTCCGCCAGCTTCAATCGATCTTTACGGCGTTCCATCACCTTGTATTGTTAGGACGGGTGAAAATTGGGTTTATTGGGAACCTCAGCCTTTTAATGGAAAAGATAAAGATCTTAGCCGAGTAGCAGCTGCACTTGATATTGAATTACAGCCATCTATTCATCCTTTTTATACAACTCAACTGGCTGGTGATATGAAAGCTCAGTTTGGCTCGTTGGTTGTCAGTTTGGTTCAGGTATGGAATGACGAGGATTTTATTCGTTTACAGGAAAATTTGATTGGCCATTTAGTCACACAAAAGCGTTTAAAATTATCTCCAACATTATTTATCGCGACACTTGATTCTGATTTAGAAATGGTTTCTTTATGTAATTTGACGGGAAATGTTGTTTTAGAAAAATTTGGTAGTCAGGAACGAACTGTTTTATCAGCCAATCTTGTCGAGTTTTTACAACAATTATCACCTATAGTTGAAATGGTTAAGTAA